Genomic DNA from Betta splendens chromosome 10, fBetSpl5.4, whole genome shotgun sequence:
GGCGCTCACACAAACTTAAACACAACGCATGCATTTTTGCACTAGCAGCGCGATTACAGGCAGATACTGTATATGAGCTTTTACATACCTTTATTGAGGGTCCCAGTGATCAATCTGTGCAGAGACAAGGCAAATTTGACGAGTCCCTGTTTGCAGCGTTTAGCACAGCCCGACATCCCGACAGTGACCTGGGACACAGCAGGCTGAGCAGGGCCAGTCCAGGACACAGGTTCCCAGGAGCaagtcagcagcagctgcagccaaaagcagcagctcagatccAAGTGGTAATCAATAGAACTTCTTCTGGAGTGCGAGGACCCAGCGGAGGGAAAGGTGCAGGGGAGCGCGCTTGTCTCACTGTGTCGTCTCTCGTCCTGctcagctggaggcagatggaAAAAAACGAACCGGTgatctccctccgtctcccccgctctccctcccccactcctcctccgcctcctccgtcccaccACCGAATGCCTCCAAATTAGCGTCTGCTTAAGAGCGAGATGTGCATGTAGACAGAGTGAGTGAAAGGGGAAAAagcaagggagagagagggagagagagagaggaagtgtgTTAATGAAATAAACTCCAAGTAAGACAACAGCTTGTGTGAGGCTCTCACCATCCAAGTTTCCAAGAAACTTTCTTTAAATGTGTCGCCCACAGTGGGATTGTCGTAATGAAGCACTCTTTTGAACTCTTCTTGGGTTTTgtgcttctttcttcttttctttcctcctgcttATCAGATTCATCTTCCCTTTCAAGTATGTAATCCACTTTCAGCACCAGTAACAATGGACAGCTCCCTGCAACAGAGAGCAAACAGAGTACACGTATACAGAGTAGAGCAGTCAATAAACCGCGCTTTGTGAACCACTGAGCCAATCATCAACCACAAGAGGTGACGAATGCTGCATTTCTGTTCAAAAAGCGACGAGGATCATTAGAAATACGTAAATGCTTCAAACTAAGACCAGACTTAGTTCAGTGATTCCAGTGGTATGAAAATGTGGAAATGCAATTATTTTAAGATAAGAAGCATATTAAAAGAAATTGTttaaattagaaaataaatCACAATGATTAAACTCATAGAAAATAGTACTTGACCTAAACCTGCCTGCTGTTACAATAGCAAATGTAGGAGAAAGTCCAATTCTGCAACATTTCTTTCTGAAGTAGTAAAATCAAAGAGTAAAATCAAAGAGTAAAATCAAAGAATAGtgcagtaaataaaatatttggaAGGTAATGGGTAGGTGACTTGTCAAGCTACAATCCAAGTATAATACAAGTACTTTTAATGATAGTGATTCCTATTTTCCTATTATTGCTCAGCCAGACAACAGAGCAGCCAATCAGTCCATCCAGTTGTGTTTTATTCCCCTGACCTTTACCAGGCCACTCTGACCACTACACTGTGCTGAGCCTTTAAAACTGGAACATAACTCAGGAGAGATGTCAAGACTAAAAAGGAGAAATAATGCAGGGAAGAAAAGAGGAGCATGGGAGAAAGTGGCTGCAGGGAGATAATCTCATAATGTATTTCTGGGCTATATTTAGCCCTGAATCTTGTATGGCTATAGTCTGAAGGCTAGAAACGCAAAATACAgggaaaaatataataatggcAAAATTAAGAGGAAgagagatgaagaagaaaatgtCAACAGACAGTATGGGGGGGAGAAAGAGGCGAGCcatgaaacaataaaaatgcaaatgaaaggcataaaaacagaataaataaaaaaaacggatggaggagaaggggaATGAGTTGGGGAGTCTGCcaagaacaggaggaggaggaggaggagaagtgttTAGAGGAGGTGGGATGTAAAACCCAATGTCCCATACATTCTCAGGATTATTGGCCACCAAACGGTTCAGCCGGGACCAGATCAATACCGTTTCCCAAACTCCAAATGTTCTGCTTCTAAAGGCGGAGGGaggaaagagaaacaagaaTAAAGAGGAGACGCGGATGGAATAAAGAAAGTCAGATCATGAAGCGGAGAAAAAGAAGGGGGAGGATTGATTTCTCAGGCTCCACCACTGTTTTGGTTGTTAAGCATGAAGGAGATTAGTGTGTGGGGGAATTTGCATAAACATGTTTCTCTATTACCGCCTCTATTGTTCGTGATTAATGAGATTAGGGTTGCCTGTGCGCGCAAATTCAAGGATGTAATAGCAGTTAATTGCTTGTCTCTTCCCAAATTGGAAGCTGCGTCGTTGGATGTTCATTTCAGTATGGATTTGCTCGACGTGACGGAGCTCCCGTTTCCCTGCCTgctcagaaagagagagagagagcggtgaCTGTATGCAACGGTGACTGGTAACGATGTGGAGAGGAATGAAAAGGAGGACAGAGCTTCATGGTGCAACAAGGTCAGATTGAACTGAAAACGTggcaaagagaaaaaagaggagagaggaggcagcaaaaCAAAGTGTCAGTGAGAAAATCATGAAGACGAAACAAAAAAAGCTGGAATTTAAAAAGAAGAATAGAGAGAATAACGGACAGTtgaaatgataataatataaaCTCTTGGACAAAGAAAAATGGTTTGGGTTTGGAGGGAAGagaaataagagagagagagaggaaaatcaGAGCGAGGAGATTGCTTTGAACAGCGTAGATCTGTCAGGATTGAATCACAGGCTGTGGGCTCTGATAGCGCTTTGCCTCTAAATATAACAAGCTCTGTTGGACTGATAAGGCCGcaacaacagagaaacaggaggagggaatAAAGGCGCCATCGAGGAAGAGCGATGGGACACGACATGTCAAATCCGTACACACGAGGCAGAATTACCTCTCACCGGCCTGTAAATCTCACCAGATGACAtttcttgtgtttgtgaatgtgtttgcatAATGCAGCaatgtctacacacacacacacacacacacacacacacacaaacacacctgcctgcagtgacaaacacacactgtgaatAGTATCACCACCAAACCCTGACGTATGACAAATTAACAGCCTTGCAGCATCGAGACCCATCTGCCCAGACGCAGCAGCGCCGACATCCGCTTTTAGAGCCCGTCTGCGGGTGTGGAGCGCTGAGCGCCGGCTCCACGCTGACTGACTGACGCTCCGCTCGAGCCCCGGACGCTCGGGGGCGACATCGTCCCCTATGGCTGAAGTCCAAAGCTCGACAcgccacctctctcctccctttcaacctgctgctccttgtTTCGGCAAAACGCGGCGCCGCCCCCCGCGGTGCCGCCCTGAACGCACCAACAGGAGGCTGGAGCCCAGCTGTCGGTGTAATGGACGCCCCAGTAACCATGAACACATGCAGCACTTTTACTGGCCCGTGTTCTGTGTGTAATCGGAGTCGCGTGGGTCCATCCAACTTTCTTTACGCTCACTTACGGTTGATGCCAGTTGCAtaaaagcagctgcactgcagctGCTCTTAAAGCGTCTGTAGTTGGCGCAGTGCAGTAGATCAACActcatcagatcagatcaggTTTATCGAAACAGATATTGTGTAAAGCACTGATTATTAACCTCATTTTTTTGCTGCTGACGCTTCTTCCCCAtccttcacttcactttttgGTTTTGTGCCTGCTCCGTATCGAATGGGAGAGGAGACACAAAGATGTTTTAGGCTGTTTGAGAACGTCAGCATCATCCACTCCATTAAATCTCTTTTAAAAGCACCTGTCAGAGGCAGTGATTGGgtcgagcacacacacacacacacacacacacacacacacacacacacacacacacacacacacacacacacacacacacacacacacacacacacacacgtcatcaaCCCAACAAAGtccgccatctagtggccatcAATAGAAAGAGCATCCACTTAATCTTAACTCCTCACTATATTAACACACAGAGACCTGACAGTAATGACAGTTAACATTATATAAACATTTATTCTCTGTACAGTCATAAGCAATCAATGACAAATCAAAATCACTGATAGAAAAATACCTTTGCTGCACCATGATTACTCCAAACCCGTACGAACACTTAGTAGCAAAACAACAGTGTGTGACGTGAACTTGTGTAAAACAAGAGCATTGCAACCGTGCAAACATGGCATTGATTAGGTGTGAACACAAACAAGACATCATATGGGGCAGTATTTTATACACTATTGGCATTTTATATAATACTCTCTACAAAAAAAtatcagtgtttgtttttcagagcTGTGCAAATttcatactgtaagtgaaacGACGTCTGGCTCCTGCGGTCAAAGTACTGTAATCCCACGGATCCGCGAGGACGAGCAACAGAGAAGTCTTTGGGGTGAATCTTTTCTCATATTTGGCTTCATGTGTAAAAATCAAGTAGGATGAAGTTGCATCAGCACGTTAAGCGGAGCGTTCAGTccagagaggcagcagcagggaccTTGGGTGGAGCACGATGACGCGGGATCTCTGAGGGTTTAACACAGTGTAAAGTGTGCAGCAGACGCCATCAAGGTCAGTGGCGCAGGCAGATTGTGACTGAGCCCGGCTTTAACGACGCTTTCAGCAGTTTTGACTTTGATTGGCAGCCAGTCTGGCCTTTTGAAGTCACATCGGTTCCATTCAACAGGTGATTCCAGTGGGCGGGACTTGCAACGAGTTCTTCCAACAAGGATGCAGCTAACCGTCACTTGCTTTTTATTGCAGCAGCATAGAGGCCAGAATCGTGTGTCTGTTGATCCTCTGTTGATCCGTTTGAGGTTCTAGTGGCGCCACGAGTTTTTGAGTGGTTGACCTGAGCTTCACGCAGTGGGGTGATTCCAGAAGAGTGACAGTGTATTAGCTGAGGCGGAGGCTAGGACGGTCCCTCAGGGCACCTGCAGCACGCTGTGCACCGAAGGACACgcaggacagagaggaaaaacagactGTCATTGTACAAACTGTACCCTCCACCTCTGGAAAAGTTAAACAAGCCGGAAATAACCAAAAAAAGTATCAGactcaaataaaaacacatgcatgGTACCTATTGTTCAaaccaggaggaggacggaTTTCACTGAGCAGTTGCAATTTTACATAGACACAGTTTATGTAATGCATGTTCGATGCAGAAACAAGAGGAACGTACAGAGAAGTTTAATATAACTTACTTTGCGTCTTTCTCTAAGTCGGTCTGAGTCAGCGCTGCTCTCCCATGTATGTGGTGTGGACAGTGTTGGAGGCGATTCCATTGGATCCCAGCGTTTGGACACCGATGTGGACTGGGACGCTTAGGTCCACGTTCTCTAAAATACActaaacacatgcagtacataCTGTGAACTGCTGTTCCATCTTTTAGAGTGTTAGCACGAAGCTAAGACTGATGGGAGTGACTGATACTGTACCTTAGTGCAGGCTGAGCTCATGACAGATTTGTGAAAGTCCCCATCAACAAAAACCTGAGACCGAATCATAGAGAACGTTTAATCAAACTAATTGTCCAAAAGGATATAATTCAGTGAAGTCTTTGTACTAACCCTGTATCCATACACAAACGTGCCGTTACTGCAGCCCAGCTCGTCAAGGGGAGGTCTCTCCCAGCCAATCAGGAGGCTGCTCTGCCCCACTGTTTGGATGACCTCGACAGAACAAACGTCTGCTGGAGCTTCTGGAGGTGATACGGGACAGGTTGAGCTCATAGAGGACAGATCTTTCTACAATTACCTTCTCTATAATTAAATGTCATGCTGTGTTTCTATTTCTGTGCCATTACCTGGTTTGGGTCTTGAGGTCTTTTCTGGAGCAGCAGATTTGTTGGAGCTCTCGGGAGAGCAATGATGGGAATGAGTGAGGGACGCGGCAGATATAAAGCCATCATATGCAGCACCATCCATTTTGGAGGCAGTCGTGTCCGAGGCAGTGGCTTTTGGATTAGTTTCAGAACATAGTAAGATATTGGAGTCAAAGCTAGTGGCCCTCTGAGTTAAAGGAGAGGCGGAATGTGTTGTGTCAGAAACCTCAGCAATATCAGTGACTTCCTTTGGTGTCGGGGGTCCTGATGAATCGCTGCCACTGCTTGCGATGGACTTGGTCGAGCCAGAATGAGCCGACAATGTAGTTTTAGACTCGTCTGCTTTAAAAGGAGGGTTCGTAAACAGGTTGGGGTTGAGAGTAAGATGAGCAGATCTGGAGGAGACTGCTTTAAACAGAGCCGTTGAGCTAGTGGTGCCATTAGGTTTAGTCCTTTCTTGTACTGAGGCAGTGGTGACGGCGGGAGAGTTGGTCTGTGGCCTGTTGACAATAAGACCGACATTCTGTGGTCTCTGGTTTATAGGAGCTGACAATGAAAGGCTTTTCCTGGGTTGgtgtcctcttcctctgctcactGGAGCCTTGTCATAATCATAAAAAGATACATCACACATACTGAGAATACTGACGACAATATAATGTATTACACTTCAAGTTTAGTGTCGTATCCAAGATTAAAATGAACAGACGGGAGAAATTTATAAATGTTGCACAAAGCTAGAATTCACCTCATAGCTGCTCATCAGagttttctgcagctgctcgtgCAGGTTTATGATCTTCTCAGGGCTACTCAGCCTCCTGCTGACGCCGACACAGCTGCTCGAGGGCGCAGGGGCAGATCTGCTCCAGTCGGTCGGATACGGCGTGGACCTCCCTTTGACATCTGAATTCTGGAATCCAGGTTCCTCTGGGCCTCTGGTGAGGTGAGCTGGTTCACTGGCAGGGGCAGGAGACTGTGGTGGGAGTGATAAAAGACTTATTTTACCATCACTAAATAAAATGGTTTCTTTTGTAGGTTAATATTTCTCACCTTCGCACTTAGACTCTCCTCCAGTGAAGCGGCAGGTGTTGGTGACACCGGGCCTCTGGTGATGTCACCGCTGCAGGCCTGAAGGCATTTCAGATCAGGTGCTGACCCACCGGCGTAGTCCAGAAAGGCCCAGAGGACTCTCCCTGAACTGCGGTCGCAGGTCTCCGCGCCGCTTCCTGCTGCGAACGCTGCAGTGTAGTCCTGCAGAGCGGCGTCGCGGAGCAGCCGCTCCACCTGCTGCGCGAGCGCGGGGTCCCCGCAGCCGCGCCGGCGCATGGCCTTCGTCATCTGAACCAGCAGGCCGTTTCGCTCGTGACACTTCGccaccagagacaacagctTGGCCTGCAGTCAGAAAGCGACACCAagtggtgaagctgctgctgtcagacaatAGGACTCCAGCGGGCGtccagcagcgacaggaagTGTTTTCTCACCTTCAAAGGAGCCACATCCAGATCTGTATGGCTCTGTCTTCTGAGGAGCGCGTCATACTGCAGGGAAATTTGATTCAAAACTACATTCAGAGGATGCATAAGCTACAGCAAAGTGCAAAAGCACAGCTGACTGGTGAGCGACCTTAGCTCTGATGTCGTTGTAGCGCGTCTGGAGCGATGTGACAACGGTGCTCAGGTCATCGTTGCTGCTCTTCCATCGTTTAAGCTCCACATAGTTGTTGTTGAGCTCCTCTAAGGCCACCGTCTACAGGGTGTTACAAACAGCGATGGGTGTTGTGTTGTGGCTCTGACTTTATTAGTCACACACTCCATCCTGTGTACCTTGGCCTTGAGCTGAGCCGTGAGGACGCTGTATTTCTCCTCCACATGCTGCTTCAGCGACAGAGTAGCCGTCTTCTCCCTGACCACATCCGTCAGTTTGCCCTGCAGCTCCCTAACCTGCGGCAGGGAAACGCCAAACGCCGATTACAGCAAAAGATGCCTTTGCATGGCTCAGCACAGAGAGGACAACAGGTCAAACCAGCACAAAAGCATCACCACAAACAGTGGTTGTGTATCATCTAGCCAACCACACCTGGGTGCTGAGCTTCTGGTTTTCCATCCTGGTTTCTTCCATCTGACTGACAGCAACTGTGAGTCGCGTCGCCTTCTCATCTGCTTGGCTtgtcctcctctcagcctcctccctctTAACTTCTGACTGACTCAGTTCCCCGAGCAAGGCCTTGGTCTGAACAAATAACGTTTACATTTCAAATGTTCCATTTAAAATTATATACAAAACAAGCTTTTGTGTACTTGTGTCAGAACCGGTGTTGAGAAGCACAGACAGACGCTCACCTCTGCTCGAGTCTTTTCCAGTTCCTCTTGCGACCTCTGCAGTTGTTCCCCCAAAACGTTAATTTCCAACATCAGATCACAGTCACTTTGCTCCTGTTTCCATTAAAACCAATTAGTGCAGGTTCACAGTTATCACACGCACATGCTACGTTGATGATGTGTACCTGTGTAGAGGTTCCTTTCAAGGTATCGGTCTGACTCTGTGTAGCGTATTCTGTGTGAAGAGCCTCTGTCCTCGTTGTGTTATCGACACAGACTGGATgagacagctgctgctcaggcttgctctctgtttgtgtttggggaggcagaggaggttgGAGGCGGCTTCTTTCCTCTCTTAGATGCAGGATTTCCAGACTGatttgcttctcctcctgttttaaACAGCTGATTGATTGGGCCGTTTGCTGTTGTTCTTCCCTCAGGCTGTTAACGGATTTGATCAACTGGTTGTGATCGTCTTGTGAAATAAGAAACAACTCCTCCTGATCTCTCTGTTCTTTTAGAAACTTAAGGCAATTGATCAGGTCGTCTCTCTCCCGTTTCTGGTTGAGCACTTCCTGCATTAACTGGTTGCTCTCCCTCTGTAAACTTTGGACCGATAGCTTGATTTGACTTTGCTCTTCTCTTCCACTTGACAGAGATTCCAtcagttcctgtttttgtcGTTGAAGTCCAGATAAAATCGCAgtcagctgctccttctcctctttcaggCCCTTCGTGGACTTAACCAGCTGATCCTTTAGACTAACAACTGTTCTGTTCAGCTCCTCTTTCTCTTGTTTCAGACCAGTCAGAGCTTGAGAGACtttgtctttctcctctttcagaCTCCAAACTGTGCGAGTTAACTGCTGTTTCTCTTCCGTCTGTGCGTGGACAGCCTGAGCTACGTCTCGATGCTGCTCTCTGAGGGAATTTAAGTTGCTCAGCAgctctttttgttctgttttgagGGTCTGGATCATCAACTGGTCCTCGTGATCAGTAATTGAGCTCAGATGCAGAGTGTTGGTCGGTTGGTTGTTCTCCGGTGAACCACTGTGCTTACTGTGCTGGGGTTCAAGTGCTGAATCTCGTTTCAACTCATCTATTTGTTGACTGGATATCAGTGGTGCCTCTTCCCCTCTCAACACACTTTCCACTAAACTGTCCACACATTCTTCTTGGTGCTGCTCTCTAATTTCTTTTAACTTTTGCTGCATATCCATGATGGTATTCAGGTCATCCTCAGTTTTTCTGGTGAGCTCTGTGATCAGACCCCCTTGTTCCTCGTTGTCCTGTTTCAGTCTGGCTCGGTCTTCTTCTAAACTGGAAATGTGCTTCCTCATCTGTGATTcctccttcttcacctcctgCTCTCTGAGCTCAATGtgagtcagcagctgctggatctTGTCTGCCAAGGCCCGGTTCTCCTGATTCAGGGCCTGGACAAGATCATCCTGGGAGAAAGTGATAATGGTGTTATCATAGATAGAAGgtctatgtactgtatacatacaTTACAGGTAGAATTTGACCAGTAAAGTCTGTGGTACAGAATGTACTTTCTCAGCTGTGTAACACCTACGAAGTACTGTACCTTCTCTCCCGGACACTTTTGCTCTGCgtctgtttcttcttttgcCTCATTTCTAAGTTCGGTgtgttcctgctgtgtgtgatgcAGAGCATCATCCAGACTTAGCTCTTGAGGGGGCTCGAGTTCGTCCTGAAAGCCTAGGTTCCTGTATGCTTCCCTTAAAGCATCAGATTCTTCACTGGGACTTTCCTCCAGGTTTAGGACTCCTCTGGAGAACCAGGTTCCCATTTTGACCTCGCTCACTGTCTCTGAAGTCAAGGTGAGTGACTGGTGGCATGTGTTGGGTTTGGAGCCTTGGTTGACCAACTGATTTAGAGTGTCTAATTTGGCAGATGAGGAGTTACCATCTGTGTTGCTCTGAGCTCTAGTTTGGTGGTGAGAAAGTGAAACAGTAGATGAACAtgactgtttttcttcctcatcAGAACTTGGCTGGACCTGAACAGAGAGCACAAGGAAATGGaataaacatttagattttaaGTGACATACTGTACTTAGATGACCTAACTCACTTAAtgctataataataatcatctttTACACACCTGACCCAGGCTCCACACTGAGGGCCGTGTCATGGCTGTGGCACGCGACAGAGTGCTGGGTGGTACAGGACAAACAGCAGTGCTGCATCTGGCCGAGCTGGTGCAAAGACACGTGGACGACTGATGGGGACTTTGACTGGCGGCTTCTTCAAAAATTGACTTGAGCCTGTTGTTCTCGTCCCTTAGACCTTTAACTTCCTCCACCAGAGAGCGTTCTGACAACTTGAGCTGCTgcacctctgcctccatctgctcTACCTTGCAGCCCAGGAAGTGACCgttctcctcagcctcctgaaGGTGCTCCATCAGTTTCCTTCGCTCCGTCatcccatcctcctctctctccagcagcaCTCTAAGATCCTCCTGAAGGCTCAGGATGAAGCCTTGCAGCCTGGCCTCATTTGGGCTCTGTCTTGTGTCTTTGCTTCTTCCTTCTTCTACTTCCAACTCTGTCTTTCCCTCATCACCCTCTCGCCTTCCTTCTCTTTTAATTCCCACACTTGGCTGCCATTgttttctcttctcctccctcttctcctcttctccttcaccttctcctcTTACGAAAGTTAGCCTCTCCTGCTGTTCCCAGCATGTTATTGTCCCAGCAGTAACCCTGACTGCACCGATCCTCGCGATGCCGGTGGCTGCACTCACAGTCATGTCTAGTAGCTGCTTTTCTAACATGTAGATCCTTTTCTGAAAGCTCTGCTCCCTGTCCTGGGCCAGGCTGAGTTTCTGCTGGAGTTGTATTTTGAAGTTTTCAAAGTACTGAGACTGGCgactcatctcctcctctttagCTTTCAGCTGCTTCTGAACGCGCTGGAGTCGCTCCCTCCAAACCTGCTCGTCTCGCTCCTTCTCCTGAGTCTAAGAGGAAAGATGGAGATAAGAGAGATAAGGACATTAAGCTATGGTAGCATGTATTTATTGTAGATGACTTGTTGTGTTATTAGACTTCCTAAGCACTCACCATGTTCCTGACCTCCTCCCTGAGTATGTGGAGTCTCTGATCCAGCCTCTGGGAGTGATGCATGCTGGGGGTTAGCTGATTGAGCTGTTGTAGCAGGCTCCTCTCTGACTTCTCTAGCTGTCTGACCCTACCATCACACAACAAACTGACCTTAAGTTATTTTAACATCACACAAATGTGCACATCACATCTTCATAGTAGACCCTATTTTACCTTACACTGCTAGAAAACAATAGTTCCAGGAACGGTGCGTCTTTCCTGCAGCGGGGTGCTcgtatgcgtgtgtgcagtGCAGTCAGGATCGTTTGATATGTGATATGTGACATGTGATCACCTCAGCCAAAAGTGAGTAAGTATAtaccagcaggtgtgtgtgtgtgtgtgtgtatgtgtgcgtgtctgtcacTGGACCCTGGTTTCTCCGGTCTCTCACCTGTTCCACATGTAGCTGTCAAACTGTGTGACTGAACCAGCTTTCTGCTCCAGGAACTTCACTCTGCCACACAGATCCCTCAGGTCTGGGATAGTTCTCGCTGAGTCTGTTGCCATAGTAACCGAACCGTTCCCAGGACCTGTAAGGCTTGATGAGGTGATGTGATCCTCCATTGGTTGGATTGCACCCACTAGATACTGTAGGTGGTGACACAAGAATGTTTCTCATTTAGTCTACAAGTAAAGAAATAGCTAGTATACATTGTCTCCACACCAGTCAGCCCTGCTTGTTTGTTGGACACATTCATCATAAATACACAAGTAAGATATTTACATACAAAATAGTTATCTATTATTTACAATGTTAACAGCTTGGTAGCAAGTAGTTGGGCACAGATGTCTCTCAGGTTACCCCACCTCCATCCCCTCAAGCCCCTCCCACAATTTTTAACTTAAAatgacatttattaaaaattcaAACAAATACTCTATACTTTTTTGCATTGTATCATGTGAACATCATATTTTCCTTTTGTACGGTAAGATGCTCAAGTAGAATGTTCTCATGCTGACCTGTGATCCACAGGAGTAAAACCACAATTATTCCACAAGTAATTTGTCTAAATTCTGAAAATTGTAGACTCGTACTTTCTTTAGGTAAAGATtattattaagacatttaaaGCAATAAAACCTTCACACTAAGGTTTTGTTTAAAGTTTGACTCTCCTCTTTAAGTTTAACCTGCAGTAATAAGTAAGCCAGCAAGCAAATCTGGCTGATGCGTAACTTGGTGCAGGCAAATTGTACAAGTCCATGAAGAAACAATTTACCTTAGAAAACCCAGAAATCATTTACATGCAGACTATGAGAGGTAGGAATATATTCCAATAAACGTACTAGCgatacaaacaaataaactgtgAAAATAACCTGTTTTTGGGCTTCACTGTAGCAGAAAGCTTCCGGTAAGTTCAGCGTCTGCTGAGAGAAACTAGTTGCACGGTTTCCTTAGAAACGTAACAGACGGTGGACTTTGCCAGAATCCTCCTTTTCCAGCTGGCTCTTGGCTCGTTCGCCCCCTCACTCAGCCGTGCACTTTCACTCTTCTTCCTTCGTACTGTGTGACTTGGAATTCCTTCAACTGTGGCGGTTTTCAGTAAATCCATTTATGTTTGCCTCATACACAGAGGTTATAGTCTCTACCTGTCCCAGGTCCAAAAAGCACTAGAGTAGATGGTATTTATAAATTAATCTCACTTTCACTcatgttatattatattttcaAATATGTTTGCATTCCAGGTAAGGGTCTTCTGCAAAAGTGCAAATCTATCAAAAAGGCCATAGGGTTTTAGAGCTTTCTACAAATGCATAAAAAACAGTTCGGTTTTGTTTCATCCTTGGTCTCCTCCGCAGCACCTGAACACCTACAAAAAAGAAGACGCTTAAAACATTTCTCATCATTATTACCAGCCCAAATTGGCACAGGAAATAGAGGTGCTACCTGATGTGGGCCCACAGTCC
This window encodes:
- the LOC114864402 gene encoding early endosome antigen 1-like isoform X3, whose product is MEDHITSSSLTGPGNGSVTMATDSARTIPDLRDLCGRVKFLEQKAGSVTQFDSYMWNRVRQLEKSERSLLQQLNQLTPSMHHSQRLDQRLHILREEVRNMTQEKERDEQVWRERLQRVQKQLKAKEEEMSRQSQYFENFKIQLQQKLSLAQDREQSFQKRIYMLEKQLLDMTVSAATGIARIGAVRVTAGTITCWEQQERLTFVRGEGEGEEEKREEKRKQWQPSVGIKREGRREGDEGKTELEVEEGRSKDTRQSPNEARLQGFILSLQEDLRVLLEREEDGMTERRKLMEHLQEAEENGHFLGCKVEQMEAEVQQLKLSERSLVEEVKGLRDENNRLKSIFEEAASQSPHQSSTCLCTSSARCSTAVCPVPPSTLSRATAMTRPSVWSLGQVQPSSDEEEKQSCSSTVSLSHHQTRAQSNTDGNSSSAKLDTLNQLVNQGSKPNTCHQSLTLTSETVSEVKMGTWFSRGVLNLEESPSEESDALREAYRNLGFQDELEPPQELSLDDALHHTQQEHTELRNEAKEETDAEQKCPGEKDDLVQALNQENRALADKIQQLLTHIELREQEVKKEESQMRKHISSLEEDRARLKQDNEEQGGLITELTRKTEDDLNTIMDMQQKLKEIREQHQEECVDSLVESVLRGEEAPLISSQQIDELKRDSALEPQHSKHSGSPENNQPTNTLHLSSITDHEDQLMIQTLKTEQKELLSNLNSLREQHRDVAQAVHAQTEEKQQLTRTVWSLKEEKDKVSQALTGLKQEKEELNRTVVSLKDQLVKSTKGLKEEKEQLTAILSGLQRQKQELMESLSSGREEQSQIKLSVQSLQRESNQLMQEVLNQKRERDDLINCLKFLKEQRDQEELFLISQDDHNQLIKSVNSLREEQQQTAQSISCLKQEEKQISLEILHLREERSRLQPPLPPQTQTESKPEQQLSHPVCVDNTTRTEALHTEYATQSQTDTLKGTSTQEQSDCDLMLEINVLGEQLQRSQEELEKTRAETKALLGELSQSEVKREEAERRTSQADEKATRLTVAVSQMEETRMENQKLSTQVRELQGKLTDVVREKTATLSLKQHVEEKYSVLTAQLKAKTVALEELNNNYVELKRWKSSNDDLSTVVTSLQTRYNDIRAKYDALLRRQSHTDLDVAPLKAKLLSLVAKCHERNGLLVQMTKAMRRRGCGDPALAQQVERLLRDAALQDYTAAFAAGSGAETCDRSSGRVLWAFLDYAGGSAPDLKCLQACSGDITRGPVSPTPAASLEESLSAKSPAPASEPAHLTRGPEEPGFQNSDVKGRSTPYPTDWSRSAPAPSSSCVGVSRRLSSPEKIINLHEQLQKTLMSSYEAPVSRGRGHQPRKSLSLSAPINQRPQNVGLIVNRPQTNSPAVTTASVQERTKPNGTTSSTALFKAVSSRSAHLTLNPNLFTNPPFKADESKTTLSAHSGSTKSIASSGSDSSGPPTPKEVTDIAEVSDTTHSASPLTQRATSFDSNILLCSETNPKATASDTTASKMDGAAYDGFISAASLTHSHHCSPESSNKSAAPEKTSRPKPEAPADVCSVEVIQTVGQSSLLIGWERPPLDELGCSNGTFVYGYRVFVDGDFHKSVMSSACTKCILENVDLSVPVHIGVQTLGSNGIASNTVHTTYMGEQR